From a region of the Syngnathus typhle isolate RoL2023-S1 ecotype Sweden linkage group LG12, RoL_Styp_1.0, whole genome shotgun sequence genome:
- the ark2ca gene encoding E3 ubiquitin-protein ligase ARK2C, with protein MVLVHVGYLVLPVFGSVRNRGAHFTRHQHSHATSCRHFHLGAPQAPISAEFPLGHAGQPAQTGLAAHLPPGHHQPLAALPAGPQFQDVSGPPFLPQALHQQYLIQQQLLEAQHRRILPHSRRTQERVPLNPHRLRSAYEYSPPLHALQQPRYLAEGTDWDLSVDAGLPHHQYHLQQLPQHYQHYLASPRMHHFPRNTSSAQVVVHEIRNYPYPQLHLLALQSLNPSRHATAVRESYEELLQLEDRLGSVNRGAVQTTIERFTFPHKYKKRKPLQLKLGGEEEETDVDEKCTICLSMLEDGEDVRRLPCMHLFHQGCVDQWLATSRKCPICRVDIETQLNPDS; from the exons GTGCACACTTCACCAGGCACCAACACAGCCATGCTACCTCCTGCCGACATTTTCACCTGGGCGCCCCGCAGGCGCCCATCTCGGCCGAGTTCCCTTTAGGACACGCCGGCCAGCCCGCTCAGACGGGCCTGGCCGCCCACCTCCCTCCCGGGCACCATCAACCCCTCGCTGCCCTGCCTGCCGGCCCACAGTTCCAGGACGTGTCGGGGCCTCCGTTCCTACCTCAGGCCTTACACCAGCAATACCTCATCCAGCAGCAGCTTCTAGAAGCGCAGCACCGCCGGATTCTCCCACACTCCAG AAGGACCCAAGAACGAGTTCCCCTCAACCCTCACCGTCTCCGCTCGGCTTACGAGTACTCCCCGCCCCTCCACGCCCTGCAGCAGCCCAGATACCTGGCCGAAGGCACCGACTG GGATCTCAGCGTCGACGCCGGCCTCCCTCACCACCAGTACCACCTGCAGCAGCTGCCGCAGCACTACCAGCACTACCTGGCCTCTCCCCGAATGCATCACTTTCCCAGGAACACGTCCTCTGCACAAGTG gttGTGCATGAAATCAGAAACTACCCATACCCCCAACTGCACCTGTTGGCACTGCAGAGTTTGAACCCCTCCAGGCATGCTACTGCCGTGCGGGAGAGCTACgag GAGCTGCTTCAGTTGGAGGACCGGCTAGGCAGCGTTAATCGAGGCGCAGTGCAGACCACCATCGAGCGCTTCACCTTTCCGCACAAATACAAAAAG AGGAAGCCCTTGCAGCTGAAGCTCGgtggggaggaagaggagacggaCGTGGATGAGAAGTGCACCATCTGCTTGTCCATGCTGGAGGACGGCGAGGACGTCAG GAGGTTACCCTGCATGCATCTCTTCCACCAAGGCTGCGTGGACCAATGGCTGGCGACCAGCAGGAAATGTCCAATCTGTCGAGTTGACATTGAGACGCAGCTGAACCCCGACAGCTGA